One Candidatus Tanganyikabacteria bacterium DNA segment encodes these proteins:
- a CDS encoding SDR family NAD(P)-dependent oxidoreductase, whose translation MPLRKLSGKTALVTGASSGVGVDFARQLAGAGSHLVLTARREDLLRSLAEDLKGKHGVDAEILAPAEHRPGLHECPFGLVQPLLSPPVVLRRRQPPHALSSGHGPAAV comes from the coding sequence ATGCCACTTCGGAAGCTCTCGGGCAAGACTGCCCTCGTGACCGGCGCGTCTAGCGGGGTGGGAGTGGACTTCGCCCGGCAACTTGCCGGAGCCGGCAGCCACCTGGTCCTCACTGCGCGGCGCGAGGATCTGCTCCGCAGTCTCGCCGAGGACCTGAAGGGCAAACACGGCGTGGACGCCGAGATCCTGGCGCCAGCCGAGCATCGTCCCGGGCTTCATGAATGCCCTTTCGGCCTGGTCCAACCGCTTCTTTCCCCGCCAGTAGTCCTCCGACGTCGCCAACCGCCTCATGCACTGAGTTCCGGACACGGTCCCGCGGCCGTGTAA